A part of Larkinella insperata genomic DNA contains:
- the lgt gene encoding prolipoprotein diacylglyceryl transferase: protein MLSYIIWDVNPELFSIGSFSVRWYGLLFALGFLLGQQIMLYIFKREGKPVSDIDALTIYMVVATVLGARIGHFLFYEPEVLFRNPLEVILPPYRGLASHGATVGILTGLWLYSRRKSSVATNQTFLWITDRIVIAVALGGCFIRLGNLMNSEIVGRPTDVPWAFVFVNNTEYLQIPRHPAQLYEALSCLVICLFLFWFWSRYRENTPRGSLLGIFLIGVFGLRFFYEFLKENQVEFENSLALNMGQILSIPAVLAGVYLLVSSFRRKPTILNSGKVQ, encoded by the coding sequence ATGCTCTCCTACATCATCTGGGATGTTAATCCCGAATTATTTTCCATCGGTTCCTTTTCCGTTCGCTGGTATGGTCTGCTGTTCGCACTCGGCTTTCTGCTGGGCCAGCAAATCATGCTTTACATTTTCAAACGCGAAGGAAAACCCGTCAGCGACATCGACGCCCTGACCATCTACATGGTCGTTGCGACCGTACTGGGAGCACGAATCGGGCATTTCCTTTTTTACGAACCCGAAGTTCTGTTCAGAAACCCACTGGAGGTAATCCTGCCGCCCTACCGCGGGCTGGCCAGCCACGGGGCCACGGTCGGTATTCTAACCGGTTTATGGCTTTATTCCCGCCGGAAATCCAGTGTTGCCACGAACCAGACGTTTCTCTGGATTACCGACCGCATCGTCATTGCCGTTGCGCTGGGCGGCTGTTTCATTCGACTGGGCAATCTGATGAACTCCGAAATCGTGGGCCGTCCAACGGATGTTCCCTGGGCCTTCGTTTTTGTTAACAACACAGAGTACCTACAGATTCCCCGTCATCCGGCGCAGTTGTACGAAGCCCTGTCGTGCCTGGTGATCTGCCTGTTTTTGTTCTGGTTCTGGAGCCGTTACCGGGAGAACACACCACGCGGCAGCCTGCTTGGCATCTTCCTGATTGGCGTCTTCGGTCTGCGGTTTTTCTATGAATTCCTGAAGGAAAACCAGGTGGAGTTTGAAAATTCGCTCGCGCTGAACATGGGACAGATTCTGAGCATTCCGGCGGTACTGGCAGGTGTCTACCTGCTGGTCAGCAGCTTCCGGCGAAAACCAACCATCCTGAACTCCGGGAAGGTTCAGTAA
- the yidD gene encoding membrane protein insertion efficiency factor YidD gives MKTVLIGFVRLYQGAISPYLPNACRYTPTCSQYMIEAIQKYGPVEGGKLGLKRISRCHPWGGSGYDPVP, from the coding sequence ATGAAAACCGTCTTGATAGGATTTGTCCGGTTGTACCAGGGAGCAATTTCGCCCTACCTGCCCAACGCGTGCCGGTACACACCGACCTGTTCGCAGTACATGATTGAAGCGATTCAGAAATACGGGCCGGTGGAGGGCGGCAAGTTGGGCTTGAAGCGAATTTCCCGCTGCCACCCGTGGGGCGGGAGCGGCTACGATCCCGTACCCTGA
- a CDS encoding co-chaperone GroES produces the protein MEITADNRLRRLIVVGDRVLVKPKNPSDRTNSGLYLPPTVHEKEQVQSGYVIKVGPGYPIPTPAEDEPWKETEEKVKYMPLQAQEGDLAIYLQRNAVELEYEGEKYLIVPQSAILLLERSENLFE, from the coding sequence ATGGAAATAACGGCAGATAACCGATTGAGAAGGTTAATTGTGGTGGGCGACCGGGTGCTGGTCAAACCCAAAAATCCGAGTGATCGCACGAACAGCGGGCTGTATTTACCGCCAACCGTCCACGAAAAAGAACAGGTGCAGAGCGGCTATGTCATCAAGGTAGGACCGGGGTACCCGATTCCGACCCCCGCGGAAGACGAGCCGTGGAAGGAGACCGAAGAAAAAGTAAAATACATGCCGTTGCAGGCGCAGGAGGGCGATCTGGCCATTTATCTGCAACGGAATGCGGTTGAACTTGAGTACGAGGGCGAAAAGTACCTCATTGTTCCCCAGTCGGCTATTCTGCTGCTGGAGCGTTCCGAAAACCTCTTCGAATAA
- a CDS encoding aspartate carbamoyltransferase catalytic subunit, translating into MQQLSVRHLLGIKNLTENDIQLILETAREFKDVINRPIKKVPSLRDITIANVFFENSTRTRLSFELAEKRLSADVVNFSASGSSVKKGETLLDTVNNILAMKVDMIVMRHASPGAPHYLSDRIRANVVNAGDGTHEHPTQALLDSFSIQDKLGAVAGKRVAIIGDILHSRVALSNIFCLQKQGAEVMVCGPTTLIPKHINELGVKVSHNVREALNWCDVANVLRIQLERQQIKYFPSLREYSLYYGITKKMLDELDRPIVLMHPGPINRGVELTSDAADSHHSIILDQVENGVAVRMAVLYLLAQL; encoded by the coding sequence ATGCAACAACTCAGCGTCCGACACCTGCTGGGCATTAAGAACCTGACCGAGAACGACATTCAATTAATTCTGGAAACGGCTCGCGAGTTCAAAGACGTCATTAACCGACCGATCAAAAAAGTACCGTCGCTGCGCGACATTACCATTGCCAACGTTTTTTTCGAAAATTCGACCCGCACCCGGCTTTCGTTTGAGCTGGCCGAAAAACGGCTATCGGCCGATGTGGTCAACTTCTCGGCTTCGGGCAGTTCCGTGAAAAAGGGCGAAACCCTGCTGGACACCGTCAACAACATTCTGGCAATGAAGGTCGACATGATCGTCATGCGCCACGCCAGCCCCGGGGCTCCGCATTACCTTTCGGACCGCATTAGGGCCAACGTCGTCAACGCGGGCGACGGCACCCACGAACACCCCACGCAGGCCCTGCTGGATTCGTTTTCCATTCAAGATAAACTGGGTGCAGTAGCGGGCAAACGCGTGGCCATCATTGGCGATATTCTGCACTCGCGCGTGGCCCTGTCAAATATTTTCTGCCTGCAAAAACAAGGCGCCGAAGTCATGGTTTGCGGCCCCACAACGCTGATTCCCAAGCATATCAACGAACTGGGCGTTAAAGTCAGTCACAATGTGCGCGAAGCCCTCAACTGGTGTGATGTGGCCAACGTGCTGCGGATTCAACTGGAGCGGCAGCAGATCAAGTATTTCCCGTCGCTGCGGGAATATTCGCTCTATTACGGGATTACCAAAAAAATGCTGGACGAACTGGACCGGCCCATCGTGTTGATGCACCCGGGTCCGATCAACCGGGGCGTCGAGCTGACCTCCGACGCGGCCGATTCGCATCATTCCATCATTCTCGACCAGGTCGAGAA